Below is a genomic region from Taeniopygia guttata chromosome 7, bTaeGut7.mat, whole genome shotgun sequence.
GTATATCTAAGTATCAAATGTGCAAGTGTGttgatgtttatttttacaaaagGCTAAGTGCACTATTTTAGGATCAATTCAGGCTTCAGTATTTTCCACCTACTCCACTCTGATTTTGGAAACAGGATTTGAGGCTGCAGCACCTGACAGCTGGAATACTTCACAGAAGTCTACAGGTAGTAGACAGGACACATAAAATTAGAGTGCCAGACCAAAACTGAAATTCCTCACTGTGACTTTAAACTTGTAGctttctagagaaaaaaaaaaaaaaaaaatatatatatactgtgCCTTAAACCAGTAAATGAATACACTCCAACTGTAGCCTGTGGACTTCAATAGCCTTATATTTGATTTTTGAAGTTGaccaaaaatatttgtgtggATCATACTGAAACttgattttgggaaaaatgctttaaattattttgagcCCATTTTACAATTAGAGAAATGAAGATTTATGACAAGTACcacatattttttgtttggaatCACACCAACCAAAGTCAGAAAGCTATAGCTGACCTGAATTTTTCAAGCCTTTCTGTTGtgaccaaaagaaaaataaggaaaactaGTTGCAGATATCTGTCTCAGCTTTGAAGTCTGTGTgtctaattatttttaaacattttgctCTTTAGTcctcaaaaaaaatcctcttaatTTTAGTTTAAgcaaaatactgtatttaaGCCATTAAATAGCAAAATATTCACCAGTGTGAGAAGAAAACTAGACAGAGGCAGGGTTGATTGTTTGTGTTAAGGCTCTAGAAATTCTGAATactaaattttactttttaggATAAATATTCACATGTAAATCCCTGAAAATTCACATATAGATTCCcctttttggagaaaaaaaattacactttttttaTCCTAACTCATTATAGAAAACTAGAAATACTTAAGATCTTAAAATCTTGTTCTAGTATAGTAGAAGGATTTCTTAAGTATATCTTATAATACAAAGAGCTCAGGAAAAGCCACTGCTGGCTTTTCTTACTTGTCTCTAGAGGATTCCTTGTGTGTTGTGAACAAACCCTCCAAATTCTGActttccccccccccgccaCATTAGCACCACATAGCACTGAACCTTGGAAAGAGATGCCATCTCAGAGTTTATTGTTGTACTGGGGGTATTTTATTTACTGGGGATATTTTATTACATGTACACAAACAACTGCCCATCAGCTGGtcacagagctggtttgaagCAATACTCAACagcaaaattataaaaaatttcctttcattGAGCTCCAGCTTCAGTTTGGGTgccacagtgctgctgctgagcacaaCATGGAACACACAATCTTTGTGTCTTCCCTGCTGCTTAAACTCATTCCAGTCACctcactttttattttgtggtgATGTTTCAGCACTCCTGGCCATTGGTGATTTTCTAGCCACTGGCACTCTAGTACTGAAACCCTTAAGAAGGTAGAACTACCTTTAAGGCCTTTATGTGTGATGATAACTCGAGATAAACTGTGTAACTTGATTCCCCACTGAccttttattgttttttcaAGCACAAAGACAGAATAATGTTGGCCAAAATACTGGGTTTGGGTCATTAATGGGGAGGGAAGGATTTGTTTGTTGTAAAAGGACTTAAAACTTTGAGGAAAACATATgtaattttggggaaaatcttATAATTTCTCAAGCAGTCTGTCATAGAAGTTTTTAACTCTTCCTCTGTTTTCAGTTCTTATGTAGCTACCATAAATCTGATGTTGTACATGAACTTACTCTTAATATTTACAGGTTTTTAGAGATGCTGGCAGGATTGTATCTATAAATGTTTGAATAATGCTATAGCAAATTATTGTGCttataaaaatgtttataaCTAAGTTCTTATAGATCATGTCATATGTCATAAATTTTGGCAAAGTCCCTGTCTTGTGAGATGCTGAGAAAACCTTGGAGAAGAGGTATTTTCAGATGATGCTGTAATTGCTGAAGGTGAAATCTTATTGtctttaaaaactgcatttagATACTTTTTTGTTGTAGTTGAGGGCAACTTGATTGCAAGCTACTCTGGGatgttcttgttttgtttggtggtttccctggctgcagtgtgtacttcaattttttttttgtttgtttgttttttttactgaaatgtgCATGACTTTTAAGTACATTGTATAGCAAATCCCCTGCTTCTGTATATTTTTGTATGGTATTCCAACATGCTTGCATTGGTACAAATGGTTGTAATTCACAAGAAGTGCCActtgccagtgctgctctgtggagTGTTGTGTTACCTGTACTGCTGTTGTACAAATGCTGATGACTGTTGTGAGCAATGCTTGCATTTAGTCTTGGCTCAGGTACTCGTGTGGAGCAGTTTGGTGCTTTTCCTTCTGACTTGTAATACTTGGGATTCtaagcagaaaataaagtaGTAAACAAAAAGCCTTGTGGTTGGAGCAGTGCTTTAACAGGTGCTTCTTTCACACCTCAATGCAAGAAAGAGAGTTTGATAGATACGATGAAGCTTGGCTCAGCATCTTAACTCCAGCACCTTAGTCTTCCTGAATGGGAAATGCAATAAAATCAAAGTGTTTGCTCAATCATACAGTTTATGTAGAGCATCATATGTATAAAACTTGTTCTCAGCTAAACtagtatattttatattattatattttagaGGTGAATTGCATGGAACTTAGCAAGCAATGCTATCAGCATTTTCATCTTCATGGCAATTTAATTCAAACATACATGAACATTACTTCCTGTGCCAGAAAGGCTATATAATTAGTACAGacacttttaaaacatttgattTATTGAAGATGTTTATCAAGAAAACCTAATGCTTAAATTCGGGTGCATTAAAAAGGCAGCACCCTGACATCTAGCTTTGACAGCATTTGTTAAACTTAGCTACTGTCCTCAAAAGTGAGGATGCAATTCAATTCAGTCAGTGTAAGTATACTAATAGTGTTTTAATATGACTGTGTTCTGCTTATATTTGACTTTCTCTGAAGGAAAGAATTGAAATTACTAAAAAAAGACCAACCCACACATTAAAATGAGCTCTAGGTCTAAACAGACTTTTTAGCTCAAATAGTttctcagagctgcagctcacAGGAAGCAACAATACAAATGTGTAAGGATTTTTCCTTTAGACAGCTCACAGAAAATATATGCTAATTGAATCTCTTACATATCTGCATGCTTCATCAGTCACCCAAATTGCCTGAGTTCCTCCACTAATAAAGCTTGTTTCATATTTGCAGATGGCTTCAGTATGTTTTACAAGCTGAATATACTGCATATCCCCAGTTCTTTGTAAAGAAATCAAAGCAATAAATTAATTGAGGAGGGGAAAAGGTAGAAGAAAACAGCCAGctcttctggcttttttttttccttgtcctcTTTCCAAAACTAAAGAAGGAACTAAAATCTAACTGTAAATCTTGTAAATCAAACTGTAGATCTTGTCTTTCCCCTTTCTGTCATTTTCTCTACAGGATCATATTTCTACTTCTAGCTGAAATAAATATCTACCTAGAAGACCAACAAAGAGAGTTCCCTTATGCTGGGACCTGCCTTTTTCAAGCTATTCTGGTGCTACTGCTCTGATCTTGATGAGTTCACTATCTGGAAGTTGAGTGTTATGAAACCTAATTGATGGGGCTtgatgggttttctttttttgtgctaatgattttttttttttaatccaaatatGCAGAATAATAAACAAGCTGGATAAattatcttgatttttttacaCACTACTGTAGTCACGAGACTAACACTGCTAGGGTTTTGTTTACTGTGTTGCTAATGTTGTTTGGATGTCCAAAACATCACCTTCCTGGAAGGGTGGTggcagatttttattttgctttcaaaatttaaaccaaagaaaaatgtaaagctTCTAGTCAGACATAAACATCTACACTCTGGAGTAAGGTGATGgtcaaatatttttagttttagcATGTATATTTAGGGATATATTTTATGTGATATTAAACCATGTATCATCTGCATAGCAGAGAGAAGAgtgcagtgaaataaaaaaatatgagCATCTTTGATATGAAGAACGCTATGCACTAAGGCCAAGGTAAATTAGCAGAGTCCTCGTTGCAGCCCTTGTCTCAGTTTCTAGTGTGACAGGCAGATATTAACTGCTGATAAAATCCGGGAAGGAAAGCAATGCTTCCATTAAAATGTTATGATTTTggacttttccttttctttttccagcatCAAGAGAAGGATCCGTATCTCATTTGCTTGAAAATCATTAGTCACCATCCTAGAGATATGGCTAATTACTTTTaactaaaaataatattttgataaAGCTGTGCCATTTCTCCTGGGAATTGTTTTAAACTTCCTGTATGCTTACTACCAATTTTCTGCAGTATGGCTTGGGAGGAATGTGTACTGCACTGTTCGATAGCAACAGGTCTGAAGAGTATCAAGGATGAAATTCTCAAGGGTCTTTATGTCGTGGTTGGAAATGGAATCATTACTGTATTTTTGAACTCCTGCTAACGTCATTGACACCCACCTACATTCTACTAGAAATATAAGTGCAGAGATCAGGTTGTTCACAGATTACTAGGAGACCAACCAAGAAGGGGCAAGCCAAAGCCAAATTCCCTGGTAAGCTCTATTTTAAAGAGAGGGAGAATTCCTTTTCTCCCCCTGAGTCAAGTTGTGAAATGGATCTCTAGTATGTTAGACCAGGCTGTATTAAATACCATTGCACTTATTATTATATGTAGTAAAATGTAATGCAGGTTTAAAAACTGAGCTCTCTGGATCTTGGGCCATATTTTTGCATTCTCCTTGGAGTACATAGAGTTCTGGTGCTGTATTAGCCACTGAAAATGGTTTTATGTAATAAATGTAAACTTACAAATGTAATATGTTGCGCTGAGTATTCTACTGGTCCCTCAGAAGAGAGTCCAGTGTCTAGAAATAGCTTTGGTATGAGAAACACTtgtttagaataattttttcttccaagtaCCTTAGGACTATGAAAACAAAGAGTTGATAGCACATGGATGTAATCTGCAGTGGGCAGACTTTCCTTGGATTCACATGATCTGTGTGTTCCCAGTGACAGCTCTGTAGGATTTAAGGAGTATGTCTGTTTGCCCTTCTTACAGACACTCTGTTCATCTCCAGCATGTGGAAAGTGCTGCTCCTGGGTCTCTACATGGTATTGGCTGTGAGAGGATTGGCACAGGGTGCTTCTTTCCAACCAGAAGATAAATGGAAGCCTCTTGATAACCCCAGAAACAGGGACCTGGTAAGGAAATGTTTTAAGAAAGAAAGCTAAAGTTCggtgtggttttttgttttctattaaGAGACTCCTTATCGTCTAAATTTAAAGGCAAGAGGGGCCCATTAGATGTAAAATCAGGAGCAGTGCACTTTGTATGGTCAATAACCATTTCTCAGTCAAGATGTACCCCTTCACTGAAGAGACAGTCTCAGAGCACAGTAGTGCATAAAACATGCTTATATCTCCATCCAGcagctttcatttttaagaaaatattttgattataCAGCCACTTGTTTTATAAAACAGAAGAGGAATGATTACCGTGTTTTCTTTCCAATGTGTGCTCTGATTGCATGTTGTTTCATCTCATGGAAGTACAAATAAGTCTGCATCTGACAGCTATGAAAATACCACTCAGAGAACATTTACACAATCTTAAAAAGAATTTGTGAAGGAAAGGAAtcatttttctgtaatatttccCCAGTGTTTTAAGAAGCTTTAATTTCTCCTTGGAAGTGATTGTAAGGGGACAGTTCAATTCATTTGCCCGTTGTTGCTGACTCTGACCAAAATGTTCACAGAAGTGTCCTGTTTGCTCTCAGCAGGGCTTTGCCTGTGCCTGTTTTACAAGGGTGCAGTTATCTCACAGCCCCTGTGGTTCAGTGGGGAGCACAAATGAGCAGGACACAGTTGCTGCTCTTCTGACATCAGATGCACAAGCCATGGATGGAGTGGGCGTGTCTGAATTAGGTTACCTGCACTGTATCAGGTTATGATCAGAATAGAGGATTTCATCCCACAGAAGAATAAATACTACAGCTAATGTGTCAGTAGAAATAATTAATCTCCATGGGTCATGCtctatttattttcacatcCATGGTCTGTTCAGTTTTTCAGAACGCTCCAGGCTTACTTCTCGGGCAGGGGTCTCGATCTCCGAAAGTTCCCAGCTACTTTCACTGTGAACAATGAAGGACCAAGGCTCTACTCAGATCCTATTGCTTCTGCATTTGCAGAttatgaagaaaagaaaaaatcctttcagaACTATTTCAAAGGCTGAAAGATTCTGCTGATGAAGGTAAAAGAAGGTGCCTTGTCCTCTAATGTTGTTATGTGTAGCCAAGAAAGACACTGACTGAAGTATAAAAGTAGCTTCTTTctcagaataaattaaaaatgtagtACCTTAACCCTTGTCTGAAGTGGGGTTTAAAATTCTTGAGGCAGAGATTTATGAGGTTGTTACTACTTAGATAAAATAACACATGGTGCTTGTGAGTAGGAGTAAATAGACcgtgattttttttcttttttctcccctccgTCATATGGAGGAGAATTCTGAAAATGTAGATAATAGGGGATGCAGGTTTTATGGAAGGAATTGAAAAGAGTAAGATTACAAATTGAGATTAATTAATGGTTTCTTGTGATATAtgtatattaataaaattaatttaggcATAAGTTATTGCACTAAGAAAGCATACATTATCTTTTACATTCACAGGAAATATTGTTTTCTTCTGGTTTACAAATAGCTGAGAATTTCAATAAGATTTAAATCAAAGCATTTTGGTGATTTACTCAGTATCTTAAAGTGATTAATTTGTAATCAATATTCAGCTTTGGATTTCCAGCTCTGTCCTGTTCTTGGCCTGCTTAACACTTGTCTGTTTATAATCAAAATCAAAGCTTTATTCTTAATATGAACCATAATAAAGATTGCATTCAAATTTTAATactaaattctcttttttctgaGTTGCTATATCAGGAAAAATAGAATCACCACAGAATCTGTATTTTGTgtgcatgaaaaaaaatgaaaaggaaattcagAAGGGATGCTCTCCTGTAAGtcacagcagcagtgagaaCATGACTGGTGGAAGTTTTGTCCTGCATAATTCAGAATGGTCATGGCAGTGCTTGTCAGTTATGGGAACAGAGGTTCAGCCAGTTTTCTCTTGTATTGGTTTGGATCATACCTTGGTTGCATatataatacagaaatattaGTCTCActattagtaattttttttggtcttttttagGCATTAACTTCAGAACTCCATGCCAAATGGAAACCTTCATATCAAAATTTTACTGCTTTGACTTTTTACCTGTAAGCTGACAATTCCAAAGTCTCTTCACTGTCACCGTTTCTGCCGATGGAATGTGGTGTCCTGCTGCAATGAGCATTATTCTGTCTATTGACAGATGCGTGCTCTTCAGCTACTGCAGTCTGTGAAAAGAATTGTGCTTAAGCGTGAATAAATGAGGAGTGCAACAGCCACTGCCAAGTGTCTTTGTTCAAAGCTGGGAAATAAACGTTCCCTTTCAGATTAATATCAGATTAATAGCAGAGCTGTCCCAAGGTTTTCTGTGACAAGTTTTCAGATCCTCTTTAGGTACAACCCCTTTCTTGGTGACCTCTGGCTGCGTGTGCCCCACCCTGCCCTGGTCAGCAGTGCCCCATCGCTCTGTGTTGGAGTTAAAGCCGCTCGGCGGTGAAGGTGCCGGGGAGCAGAGGGGGCCGGGAGCAGAGGCCGCCGGGGAGCAGAGGCGGCCGCGGAGCAGAGGCGGCCGGGGAGCAGAGGCGGCCGGGGAGCAGAGGCCGCCGGGGAGCAGAGGGGGCCGGGGAGCAGAGGCGGCCGGGGAGCAGAGGCGGCCGGGGAGCAGAGGCCGCCGGGGAGCAGAGGGGGCCGGGGAGCAGAGGCCGCCCGGCAGCAGAGAGGCGGCCCGGGAGCAGAGGCGGCCGGGGAGCAGAGGGGACCGGGGAGCAGAGGCGGCCGCGGAGCAGAGGCGGCCGGGGAGCAGAGGCGGCCGGGGAGCAGAGGCCGCCGTGCCCGGAGCCCGCCCCTCGCTCCCGCTCTGCCCTCACGGCCCCTCCGCCGCCCGGAACGCGCGCGGGCGGCCGCGGCTGCGGCGGGCGCCATAGCGGGAGGGAGGCGGTGCTTCCCTCACAGGGTTCCCCCGGGCCGCGGCGGAGCCATGTCGGGCTTCAGCCCGGAGCTGATCGAGTACCTGGAGGGGAAGATCTCCTTCGAGGAGTTCGAGCAGCGCCGCGAGGAGCGCAAGAGCCGCGAGAAGGTGAGCGCGCCTCGCTTGGCCGCCGCACGGCCCGGGACGCCGCCCTCAcgccagcagctgcagggcccggcccggcgctcTGCGTGCGGAGGGGCTCAGGCGCTGCCCCGCGGCTGCGGAGCCGCGAGCGCGGCGTGCCGGTCACCGGGACTCGCGGAGAGCGGCGGCGgtgcggggcggcaccgcccGAACGCGGAGTCGGTGCTGCGGGTCGCGGCCAGGAGCTGGCTCGGGTATCAGCTCAGCCgggttgtgctgctgcagctcccccagcaTCATCTGAGGGAGAGAGCCGGCGCGGCTCCTCGTTTGACTACCTGGCAGCAGTGAATGTAGGGAGACATAGTTGTGTGTCCGACGCTATGTAGGCGGTGATTAAAAGGAAACACGCGTGATTTGTCGGAGTGTTGCAGTTCTTTTTAACTTCGCTATATTTGTAACAAGGTGCTACtgaatttctgcatttcttggTCTTCAGAGGGCAGATTCAGCAGAACTCAGCTGCTGTGCAAGGACAAGTGTTAGCCTGGGGCAGCATTCTTACAGGAATAATGAGTGCTGGTTTTGTATTGACAGGCTTCTGGAAGGATTTGTCACACAgaactttttctttctaatacaGTCAACCCCACCTCACTGTAATTCCCAATAAGCTATCGACTGGTCTCTTTGCAATGTGAACAATCACCATCTGAGTCACCCCACGttgataaaaatataaatgtccTGAAAGCAAGTAATGTTGGGTTTTAGTCACTTAAAAATACAGTGCTTATGCTACTTGTTTCACTGGCAGTGCAAAGGCTGGAAAGCCAAATGGTTACTGGAAATATATGGGGGAAATAAAAATTGGTAACACTATAAAgataataatttgtttttttgtgtCTGTAGGATGGTGAAAATGCATCTGctgaggaaaatgaggaagatGTAGAGGCTCCATCTTCATCCAGAAAAGCATCTGGGAAATCCCAAAGTCAGGATGAAACTGATGGTTGGTGTTTCTGACATAATCATTCCTATTTAAAAAGGCACTGGAAGTATTTGCTCTTCAATACTTAACTTCATAAAAAACTGgctccatttttccccttctggtCTCTGAAGGGACTGAAGtaaaagggaaattaaattaataattatgtTTTATTCAGATGagggcagaggaagaaaagtatTGTGTTTAGATGCTTAATATCCAAGTCAGAATCAAAATTATCAAATATATCCCAGTTGAAAAAAATAACCATAAAACCCAGGTGTGCTCCCCAAGTCCCTCTCCTATATAGGCAATACGTGGTAGATTTGTTTTTCAGTCCCTACTTGATACTGTGGTTATTTTTTAGTCAAATCTTCAGTGTCCAATCCCCCAGCTCAAACCTTTGAACCCTACATATTTAGAGTTTTGTGTATAGATCTGTGGTCACTTATAACCCTGGGTTCACTTCATAATGAGaagttataaataaaaaatgggaCATTCTTAAAAACTATATGCCTTAAGCATATTTATTCAGAGTACTTAGCATAGTTTTCTTACTTAGTTTAAAGAATTCTATTCTTTTTCCAGAGAAATGCAAATAACATGGATTTTGTATTTACTCATGTTAGAAGGTACTTGTTGTCATGGATGGAATGGTTACAAGATCTTGTTTTCAATTACTTCAAAACATTGGTTGTTCCTCATTGCTCCGTAGTAGAATTCTCTGCTCACTTACAGCCTCTTCAGCTGAAAAGCTTATTGCAGACAGCCAGCTCAATGCTTGAAAATTGCTTAATATTCTTATGGATTGAGAAAAATGTGGATTATACTGTGGTTTCATTCTCTGTGTTCCTTCCTGCTTTCATTTCAGATATCCAAAAGATGTTACAGGCTGGGCCATAGCAAGCATTGGTGATGAATAATAATGCAGAGCTTTAAAACAAAGAGGCTGTCAAtagtttttctgcatttctgcaggcagcactcTTACAGAATAGCTGCTTCAAGTGGGCTGCTGTTTTCTCTACAGTTGTCCAGGGAAGCAACATGTCCTCTTCATTATATCATAAACCTATTGTACTTCTTTCTCAACCAGGAGAAACAGCAGACGGGGTCAGTAAATCTGTCCATCGGGTCTTTGCATCCATGCTTGGGGAaaatgaagaggaggaggatgaagaggaggaggaaaaggaagaagaccAGGAGGAGCAAGAAGAAACTACAGAGCAGCCTACAGCTggagatgtttttgttttggagaTGGTTCTTAATCGAGAGACCAAGAAAATGATGAAAGCAAGTATTTAAGCTTTCATATAACTTCCATGTGTCTCCTGACCATACTGTATAAATGCCACTTTGTGTGACTTTAGCTGCTTACTGAGAAATTTGCCTGAAAATTGTTCCAAGTGGGATAATCCTGCTTATGCTGATGTTTGTTATGCTGTCTTTGTTTATTATAAAAGCACTGTAGTTTACTGTTTGAAAGCTTTCAGAAATCGTGAAATCAGTTTTCCCAGTGTCAGAAAGTTATGAACATTAGCAAGTCTTTTAGTCAGTCATTTATTATTGCTAGTACTTAACTTGGTGTTTGGTGGTGGTAAGCACGGCAGGATGTCTTGTGAATTTGGGCACAAGTCAACCTCAGGCAGAAACAGCATCCCTTTCCATTTAGGAGAAAAGACCTCGCAGCAAACTTCCCCGTGCCTTGAGGGGTCTGATGGGAGAGGCCAACATCAGATTTGCTCGAGGAGAGCGTGAGGAGGCCATTCTGATGTGCATGGAGATCATTCGACAAGGTATGGGAGAATGGGCAAACCTTTGGGCTTTACAGATGGGGTGAAGTTTCCATGTGCAGGAGCAGGATTCAGTGTGGCTTCActgaagatgaaaataaatggtACAAGCAAAATCAGGGTATAAGGAGTAGAATTAAGAATATGTGGTGcacttcctttatttttttgcttataaAAAGAAACTAGCACCCCAATTCCGCAGAGGCCCAGGCCTTGGCTTAGCTTTACGCAGTTTGTTTTTACTGTCTTTGTAGATGCAAAGTATAAGCATCAGCATGCCTTGCAGTGTAGAATAATACTATAATTGGTTGTTGTTAGATTCAGTCAAGCTGTTTAATAATTTACAGACAGGAATCAGAAACTTGTCTGCAAGTTTTTCCTGAATTTAAACAGCACATGTTTCATAATTCTGATACCTGTTCTTTGAGAAAGGCAAGTTATTTGTTTCCAGTGTGGATTTTAGACAATAAATCttagtaattattttttgttttttcacagcTCCTCTTGCTCATGAGCCATTTTCCACTCTTGCCATGATCTATGAAGACCAGGGTGATATGGAGAAATCACTGCAGTTTGGACTGATTGCAGCTCACTTAAATCCTAGCAATACTGAGGAGTGGGTTAGACTGGCAGAAATGTCACTGGAGCAGGACAATATTAAACAGGCTGTTTTCTGCTACACAAAAGGTAGTGTAgcaaacattttaataatttaaaattaatgctAGGTGCTAATGgcaataattttgttttcttctcctttctagTTTAGTTTGCTTCAGGGTGCTAGAATTCTGATACCTCTGTCTGGATTTTGGTAAAAAATTAATGAATCTGTAATAGAGGATGTCCTTGCAAAAACCCTGTGCATATTAATTAACATGAATCAAGGAAATTAATGTGAAATCTACTGCTGCCTTTTCCTAAACCCCTGCtatgctgctgcttcttcctgtAGCTCTGAAGTACGACCCGAGCAACATGCGCTACCTGTGGGAGAGGTCCAGCCTGTACGAGCAGCTGGGGGAGCAGAAGATGGCCATGGATGGCTACCGACGCATCCTGAACCTCCTGGCTCCCTCCGAC
It encodes:
- the C7H2orf66 gene encoding uncharacterized protein C2orf66 homolog isoform X1 codes for the protein MSSLSGNTLFISSMWKVLLLGLYMVLAVRGLAQGASFQPEDKWKPLDNPRNRDLFFRTLQAYFSGRGLDLRKFPATFTVNNEGPRLYSDPIASAFADYEEKKKSFQNYFKG
- the C7H2orf66 gene encoding uncharacterized protein C2orf66 homolog isoform X2, which codes for MWKVLLLGLYMVLAVRGLAQGASFQPEDKWKPLDNPRNRDLFFRTLQAYFSGRGLDLRKFPATFTVNNEGPRLYSDPIASAFADYEEKKKSFQNYFKG